One stretch of Limnohabitans sp. DNA includes these proteins:
- a CDS encoding citrate synthase codes for MKLADNKATLSFSNGSPSIEMPVYSGNIGPDVIDIRKLYGQSGMFTYDPGFLSTASCQSAITYIDGDKGELLYRGYPIEQLANKVDYLDTCYLLLNGELPVGQQSKDFHKLVNNHTMVNEQMQFFLRGFRRDAHPMAVLTGLIGALSAFYHDSTDINNPEHRHIAAIRLIAKMPTLVAMAYKYGVGQPYMYPRNDLSYAGNFLRMMFGTPCEDYVVNPVLERAMDRIFTLHADHEQNASTSTVRLCGSSGTNPFAAIAAGVACLWGPAHGGANEACLNMLEDIQKMGGISKVGEFMEKVKDKNSGVKLMGFGHRVYKNYDPRAKLMQETCDEVLKELGLENDPLFRLAKALEKIALEDDYFVSRKLYPNVDFYSGIVQRAIGIPVNLFTGVFALARTVGWIAQLNEMIGDPEYKIGRPRQLFTGSVRRDVQR; via the coding sequence ATGAAACTCGCTGACAACAAAGCCACTCTGTCGTTCTCCAATGGCAGCCCCAGCATCGAGATGCCTGTTTACTCCGGCAACATCGGCCCCGACGTCATTGACATCCGCAAGCTGTACGGGCAAAGCGGCATGTTCACCTATGACCCGGGTTTCCTCTCGACGGCCTCATGCCAATCCGCCATCACCTACATCGATGGCGACAAAGGCGAGCTGCTGTACCGTGGTTACCCCATCGAGCAGTTGGCCAACAAGGTGGACTATCTGGACACCTGCTACTTGCTCTTGAACGGTGAATTGCCCGTCGGCCAGCAAAGCAAAGACTTTCACAAGTTGGTGAACAACCACACCATGGTCAACGAGCAAATGCAGTTCTTTCTGCGCGGCTTCCGTCGTGACGCCCACCCGATGGCCGTCTTGACCGGTCTGATTGGTGCTTTGTCGGCCTTCTACCACGACAGCACCGACATCAACAACCCCGAGCACCGCCACATTGCCGCGATTCGCCTGATCGCCAAAATGCCCACCCTGGTGGCCATGGCCTACAAATACGGCGTGGGCCAGCCCTACATGTACCCCCGCAACGACCTGTCCTACGCGGGCAACTTCCTGCGCATGATGTTCGGCACCCCCTGCGAAGACTACGTGGTCAACCCCGTGCTCGAACGCGCCATGGACCGCATCTTCACCCTGCACGCCGATCACGAACAAAACGCCTCCACCTCCACCGTTCGCCTGTGCGGCTCATCCGGCACCAACCCATTTGCCGCCATTGCTGCGGGTGTGGCCTGCCTCTGGGGCCCTGCCCACGGCGGCGCCAACGAAGCCTGCCTGAACATGCTGGAAGACATCCAGAAAATGGGGGGCATCTCCAAAGTCGGCGAATTCATGGAAAAGGTCAAAGACAAAAATTCTGGCGTCAAGCTCATGGGTTTTGGTCACCGCGTTTACAAAAATTACGACCCCCGCGCCAAATTGATGCAAGAAACTTGCGACGAAGTTCTGAAAGAACTCGGCCTGGAAAATGACCCGCTGTTCAGACTGGCCAAAGCCTTGGAAAAGATTGCGCTAGAAGACGACTACTTCGTCAGCCGCAAGCTATACCCCAACGTGGATTTTTACTCCGGCATCGTGCAACGCGCCATCGGCATTCCCGTGAACCTGTTCACCGGTGTTTTTGCCTTGGCCCGCACGGTCGGCTGGATCGCCCAACTGAACGAAATGATCGGCGACCCCGAGTACAAAATCGGCCGTCCACGACAACTGTTCACCGGCTCTGTGCGCCGCGACGTGCAACGTTGA